A portion of the Epinephelus moara isolate mb chromosome 4, YSFRI_EMoa_1.0, whole genome shotgun sequence genome contains these proteins:
- the LOC126389391 gene encoding zinc finger CCHC domain-containing protein 7-like isoform X1 — MDYTKENEDDDAKEGIKDDLYFVEDYHSSEGEGEIEFSHQKHHSSRKRAARLSRESSPPLVLAFNITSGRTLQLSSQSTTSSVDSQDEQEEEEEDSEQPIEDWMIVEGEDQVGDTSIQLNLSYWNSSEEDSGDEDQTVESVKDTWAVSEKDKYGADQSLPSRYFVTGRSLTCNICNRTGHLAKSCYYYKQKFPTCVLCGIQGHIQRDCPGRPCPRCGLPSHGLRPCERPPVWKQHCHRCGMLGHLSDACPDTWRQYHLTIRLELPVRPWTVHTLKHKKCPAHCYNCSKRGHYGYECTKKRMISGTFPLLPYVCHYDQVEDILKHCTGKQRRAKELLSAGSLPVSDQQHLSELTGESGEENQPVQGRSSTKQETCNSAGRRKTWPERRRERREVKKLRREAQARREGGLLGRSQNNFDDEICHEDPFQSALHSHKQSAPPPQKKIRDEAGGQSRKSREAERWKKRGGMKRGDLYPHGDTDVASQNLLSPKQRVRHRRR; from the exons ATGGACTACACCAAGGaaaatgaggatgatgatgcCAAGGAAGGCATCAAAGACGACCTTTATTTTGTTGAGGACTACCATAGCtcagaaggagagggagagattgaGTTCAGTCACCAGAAACATCACAGCAGCCGTAAACGAGCTGCACGGCTCAGCAGGGAAAGCTCCCCTCCTCTTGTCCTGGCGTTCAACATCACCTCTGGACggactctgcagctcagcagccaGAGTACTACCTCTAGTGTGGACTCACAGGatgagcaggaggaagaggaggaggacagtgaGCAGCCCATCGAGGATTGGATGATTGTGGAAGGAGAGGATCAGGTGGGAGACACAAGCATCCAGCTCAACTTGAGCTACTGGAACAGCTCTGAGGAAGACTCTGGAGATGAAG ATCAGACTGTGGAATCAGTGAAGGATACCTGGGCTGTATCAGAGAAAGACAAG TACGGTGCTGACCAGTCTCTGCCCAGCCGCTACTTTGTGACAGGTCGCTCTTTGACCTGTAATATCTGCAACAGGACAGGACACCTCGCCAAAAGCTGCTACTACTACAAG CAGAAATTTCCCACCTGTGTCCTATGTGGCATCCAGGGCCACATCCAGAGGGACTGTCCCGGCCGCCCCTGCCCCCGCTGCGGACTGCCTTCCCATGGCCTCAGGCCCTGTGAAAGGCCCCCGGTATGGAAGCAGCACTGCCATCGCTGTGGGATGTTGGGGCACCTCTCTGAT GCCTGCCCTGATACGTGGAGACAATACCACTTAACA ATCCGGTTAGAGCTTCCAGTCAGGCCATGGACAGTCCACACCCTTAAACATAAGAAATGCCCTGCTCATTGTTACAACTGCTCTAAGAGGGGACATTATGGCTAT GAGTGCACTAAGAAGAGGATGATCAGTGGGACTTTTCCTTTACTGCCCTATGTCTGCCACTATGACCAAGTTGAGGACATCCTCAAACATTGCACCGGGAAGCAGAGAAGAGCCAAAG AGCTTTTAAGTGCTGGTTCGCTCCCTGTCTCAGACCAGCAGCACTTGTCTGAACTAACAGGCGAGAGCGGTGAGGAGAATCAGCCGGTCCAGGGGAGGAGCAGCACAAAGCAGGAGACATGTAACAGCGCCGGCAGGAGGAAGACGTGGCCAGAGAGGCGCAGAGAGAGACGGGAGGTGAAGAAGCTCAGGAGAGAGGCTCAAGCCAGACGAGAAGGGGGACTGCTGGGGAGATCCCAGAACAACTTTGATGATGAAATTTGCCATGAAGACCCCTTCCAGTCTGCACTACACAGTCACAAGCAGTCCGCACCCCCTCCTCAGAAGAAGATAAGGGATGAGGCAGGTGGTCAGAGCAGGAAGAGCAGAGAAGCTGAGAGGTggaaaaagagaggagggatgAAACGTGGGGATTTATATCCCCATGGTGACACTGACGTTGCCAGTCAAAACCTTCTTTCCCCAAAACAAAGAGTGCGCCACCGACGAAGATAA
- the LOC126389391 gene encoding zinc finger CCHC domain-containing protein 7-like isoform X2: MDYTKENEDDDAKEGIKDDLYFVEDYHSSEGEGEIEFSHQKHHSSRKRAARLSRESSPPLVLAFNITSGRTLQLSSQSTTSSVDSQDEQEEEEEDSEQPIEDWMIVEGEDQVGDTSIQLNLSYWNSSEEDSGDEDQTVESVKDTWAVSEKDKYGADQSLPSRYFVTGRSLTCNICNRTGHLAKSCYYYKKFPTCVLCGIQGHIQRDCPGRPCPRCGLPSHGLRPCERPPVWKQHCHRCGMLGHLSDACPDTWRQYHLTIRLELPVRPWTVHTLKHKKCPAHCYNCSKRGHYGYECTKKRMISGTFPLLPYVCHYDQVEDILKHCTGKQRRAKELLSAGSLPVSDQQHLSELTGESGEENQPVQGRSSTKQETCNSAGRRKTWPERRRERREVKKLRREAQARREGGLLGRSQNNFDDEICHEDPFQSALHSHKQSAPPPQKKIRDEAGGQSRKSREAERWKKRGGMKRGDLYPHGDTDVASQNLLSPKQRVRHRRR; encoded by the exons ATGGACTACACCAAGGaaaatgaggatgatgatgcCAAGGAAGGCATCAAAGACGACCTTTATTTTGTTGAGGACTACCATAGCtcagaaggagagggagagattgaGTTCAGTCACCAGAAACATCACAGCAGCCGTAAACGAGCTGCACGGCTCAGCAGGGAAAGCTCCCCTCCTCTTGTCCTGGCGTTCAACATCACCTCTGGACggactctgcagctcagcagccaGAGTACTACCTCTAGTGTGGACTCACAGGatgagcaggaggaagaggaggaggacagtgaGCAGCCCATCGAGGATTGGATGATTGTGGAAGGAGAGGATCAGGTGGGAGACACAAGCATCCAGCTCAACTTGAGCTACTGGAACAGCTCTGAGGAAGACTCTGGAGATGAAG ATCAGACTGTGGAATCAGTGAAGGATACCTGGGCTGTATCAGAGAAAGACAAG TACGGTGCTGACCAGTCTCTGCCCAGCCGCTACTTTGTGACAGGTCGCTCTTTGACCTGTAATATCTGCAACAGGACAGGACACCTCGCCAAAAGCTGCTACTACTACAAG AAATTTCCCACCTGTGTCCTATGTGGCATCCAGGGCCACATCCAGAGGGACTGTCCCGGCCGCCCCTGCCCCCGCTGCGGACTGCCTTCCCATGGCCTCAGGCCCTGTGAAAGGCCCCCGGTATGGAAGCAGCACTGCCATCGCTGTGGGATGTTGGGGCACCTCTCTGAT GCCTGCCCTGATACGTGGAGACAATACCACTTAACA ATCCGGTTAGAGCTTCCAGTCAGGCCATGGACAGTCCACACCCTTAAACATAAGAAATGCCCTGCTCATTGTTACAACTGCTCTAAGAGGGGACATTATGGCTAT GAGTGCACTAAGAAGAGGATGATCAGTGGGACTTTTCCTTTACTGCCCTATGTCTGCCACTATGACCAAGTTGAGGACATCCTCAAACATTGCACCGGGAAGCAGAGAAGAGCCAAAG AGCTTTTAAGTGCTGGTTCGCTCCCTGTCTCAGACCAGCAGCACTTGTCTGAACTAACAGGCGAGAGCGGTGAGGAGAATCAGCCGGTCCAGGGGAGGAGCAGCACAAAGCAGGAGACATGTAACAGCGCCGGCAGGAGGAAGACGTGGCCAGAGAGGCGCAGAGAGAGACGGGAGGTGAAGAAGCTCAGGAGAGAGGCTCAAGCCAGACGAGAAGGGGGACTGCTGGGGAGATCCCAGAACAACTTTGATGATGAAATTTGCCATGAAGACCCCTTCCAGTCTGCACTACACAGTCACAAGCAGTCCGCACCCCCTCCTCAGAAGAAGATAAGGGATGAGGCAGGTGGTCAGAGCAGGAAGAGCAGAGAAGCTGAGAGGTggaaaaagagaggagggatgAAACGTGGGGATTTATATCCCCATGGTGACACTGACGTTGCCAGTCAAAACCTTCTTTCCCCAAAACAAAGAGTGCGCCACCGACGAAGATAA